A section of the Pimelobacter simplex genome encodes:
- a CDS encoding alpha/beta fold hydrolase — MSHPDAFPRPSMVAVNGIELEVFEMGRENAGKPLVLCHGWPELAFSWRHQMGALAAAGYHVIAPNQRGYGGSSRPAEVTDYDIVHLAGDLVGLLDHFGYEDATFVGHDWGANVVWSTAVLHPTRVSKVIALSVPYLERGDVPPLAFIEAVVGSDSYFVHFNRQPGVADAVFDAHAARFLRNLYRKNEPPAEPEPGMAFIHLAHAETPRGEPVMSDGELAVFVDAFEASGFTSSVNWYRNVDRNWELMADVDPIVRQEALMIYGARDTVMRAPNLEAFVPRVEVADLDCGHWIQQELPDETTRLILDWLRRHEVVETSPAT; from the coding sequence ATGTCACACCCCGACGCCTTCCCCCGGCCGAGCATGGTCGCCGTCAACGGCATCGAGCTCGAGGTCTTCGAGATGGGCCGGGAGAACGCCGGCAAGCCCCTCGTCCTGTGCCACGGCTGGCCGGAGCTGGCCTTCTCGTGGCGCCACCAGATGGGTGCGCTCGCGGCCGCCGGCTACCACGTCATCGCGCCCAACCAGCGTGGCTACGGCGGCTCGTCCCGACCTGCCGAGGTCACCGACTACGACATCGTGCACCTCGCGGGCGACCTCGTCGGTCTCCTGGATCACTTCGGGTACGAGGACGCGACGTTCGTCGGTCACGACTGGGGCGCGAACGTCGTGTGGAGCACCGCCGTGCTGCATCCCACCCGGGTGAGCAAGGTGATCGCGCTCAGCGTGCCCTACCTGGAGCGCGGCGACGTCCCGCCGCTCGCCTTCATCGAGGCGGTCGTGGGCAGCGACTCCTACTTCGTCCACTTCAACCGGCAGCCGGGAGTGGCCGACGCCGTGTTCGACGCCCATGCCGCACGGTTCCTGCGCAACCTCTACCGCAAGAACGAGCCGCCGGCCGAGCCGGAGCCGGGCATGGCGTTCATCCACCTCGCCCACGCCGAGACGCCGCGCGGCGAGCCGGTGATGAGCGACGGCGAGCTGGCGGTGTTCGTCGACGCCTTCGAGGCATCGGGCTTCACCTCCAGCGTGAACTGGTACCGCAACGTCGACCGCAACTGGGAGCTGATGGCGGACGTCGACCCGATCGTCCGCCAGGAGGCGCTGATGATCTACGGCGCACGGGACACGGTCATGAGGGCACCGAACCTCGAAGCGTTCGTCCCCCGCGTCGAGGTCGCGGACCTGGACTGCGGCCACTGGATCCAGCAGGAGCTGCCGGACGAGACCACCCGCTTGATCCTCGACTGGCTCCGGAGGCACGAGGTCGTCGAGACGTCGCCGGCTACTTGA
- a CDS encoding ABC transporter ATP-binding protein, which yields MITVDHLTKRYRGATAVDDISFTARPGRVTGFLGPNGAGKSTTMRIMVGLSPATSGHVEVLGGRYADLPNPGREIGVLLDAYAQHAGRTGREVLTIAARTMGLPADRVPAMLRRVSLTEREGDGRIRNYSLGMRQRLGIATALLGDPAVLVLDEPANGLDPAGIRWMRDLLRDFADQGGTVLLSSHLLHEIEVIADDLVVIGNGRIVAQGTKQELLSTAGTVVASADDARLAAALADAGIDASPSAGGALHTLADPHRVGQVALAAGIALTELRAADSAGLEEMFLELTADSQRESTVPEGGAAA from the coding sequence ATGATCACCGTCGACCACCTGACCAAGAGGTATCGCGGCGCCACCGCCGTGGACGACATCTCGTTCACCGCCCGCCCGGGCCGCGTGACGGGCTTCCTCGGCCCCAACGGAGCCGGCAAGTCCACCACCATGCGGATCATGGTCGGGCTGAGCCCCGCGACCTCCGGTCATGTGGAGGTCCTCGGCGGCCGGTACGCCGACCTGCCGAACCCGGGCCGCGAGATCGGCGTCCTGCTCGACGCCTACGCCCAGCACGCCGGCCGGACCGGCCGCGAGGTGCTCACGATCGCGGCCCGCACGATGGGCCTGCCGGCCGACCGGGTGCCCGCGATGCTGCGCCGGGTGTCGCTGACGGAGCGGGAGGGCGACGGCCGGATCCGCAACTACTCCCTCGGCATGCGCCAGCGCCTCGGCATCGCGACCGCCCTCCTCGGCGACCCCGCCGTCCTGGTCCTCGACGAGCCCGCCAACGGACTCGACCCGGCCGGCATCCGCTGGATGCGCGACCTCCTGCGCGACTTCGCCGACCAGGGCGGCACCGTGCTGCTCTCCTCGCACCTCCTGCACGAGATCGAGGTCATCGCCGACGACCTGGTCGTCATCGGCAACGGCCGGATCGTCGCGCAGGGCACCAAGCAAGAGCTCCTGTCGACCGCCGGGACCGTCGTCGCGTCCGCGGACGACGCCCGCCTCGCCGCCGCCCTCGCGGACGCCGGCATCGACGCCTCCCCCTCGGCCGGAGGCGCGCTCCACACCCTGGCCGACCCGCACCGCGTCGGCCAGGTCGCCCTCGCGGCCGGCATCGCCCTGACCGAGCTGCGCGCCGCGGACAGCGCCGGCCTGGAGGAGATGTTCCTCGAGCTCACCGCGGACTCCCAGCGCGAGAGCACCGTTCCCGAAGGAGGGGCAGCAGCATGA
- a CDS encoding helix-turn-helix transcriptional regulator translates to MSADPTGRALALLSLLQTHRFWRSTELAERLDVTERTVRRDIDRLRELGYPVAATSGRYGGYRLEAGAHLPPLVVDDDEAVALAVGLRYAAVAAIDGMEETALRAFTKVQNLLPNRLRRRVAALHSTVTSVPPTGWNLVDPESLSLLAAACRDHEITRFDYRAGEGSATRRQVEPHRLVTAGRRWYLLAWDRDRDDWRTFRLDRLTSPRATGIRFTPREIPGGDPAAYVARATGSVPRDRVATLALGAGLDDLREVLRWVDHVVVETTAGATIVRIRGEDLGRLAMTVARIAFTTPVEVVEPDDLGHAVERLGSHLARRTGVR, encoded by the coding sequence ATGTCGGCTGACCCCACCGGGCGTGCGCTCGCGTTGCTCTCGCTGCTCCAGACCCACCGGTTCTGGCGCAGCACGGAGCTCGCCGAGCGCCTCGACGTGACCGAGCGGACGGTGCGCCGCGACATCGACCGGCTCCGGGAGCTCGGCTACCCCGTCGCCGCCACCTCGGGCAGGTACGGCGGCTATCGCCTCGAAGCCGGAGCGCACCTGCCGCCGCTGGTCGTCGACGACGACGAGGCCGTCGCCCTCGCGGTGGGCCTTCGCTACGCCGCGGTCGCCGCCATCGACGGCATGGAGGAGACGGCGCTGCGCGCCTTCACCAAGGTCCAGAACCTGTTGCCGAACCGGCTTCGCCGACGCGTGGCGGCTCTCCACTCCACCGTGACGTCCGTGCCACCCACCGGCTGGAACCTGGTCGACCCAGAGTCACTCAGCCTGCTCGCGGCGGCGTGCCGCGACCACGAGATCACCCGCTTCGACTACCGCGCCGGCGAGGGCAGTGCCACGCGACGCCAGGTCGAGCCGCACCGGCTCGTGACCGCCGGCCGCCGCTGGTACCTGCTCGCGTGGGACCGGGACCGCGACGACTGGCGCACCTTCCGGCTCGACCGACTCACCTCCCCCAGGGCGACCGGCATCCGCTTCACCCCCCGCGAGATCCCCGGCGGCGACCCGGCGGCGTACGTCGCCCGCGCCACCGGCTCGGTCCCCCGTGACCGGGTCGCGACCCTCGCCCTGGGCGCCGGGCTCGACGACCTGCGGGAGGTGCTCCGCTGGGTGGACCACGTGGTGGTCGAGACCACGGCGGGAGCCACGATCGTCCGGATCCGGGGCGAGGACCTCGGCCGGCTGGCCATGACGGTCGCCCGGATCGCCTTCACCACCCCCGTCGAGGTGGTGGAACCTGACGACCTCGGGCACGCCGTCGAGCGGCTCGGCAGCCACCTGGCGCGTCGTACCGGCGTCAGGTGA
- a CDS encoding response regulator, whose product MTIRVLVADDQDLVRTGLAMILDDQPDIEVVGQAADGTTAVALAQRLRPDVCLVDIRMPGLDGIEVTEVLAGRDVADPIAVVVITTFDLDEYVHGALRAGARGFLLKDAGPELLVQAVHAAAAGDALIAPNVTRRLLETLAAAAPARRRTPPVERLTQREEEVLRLVAVGRTNAEIAGELFISLTTAKTHVASLLTKIGVRNRVEVAMWAYETGRVGR is encoded by the coding sequence ATGACGATCCGCGTGCTGGTGGCCGACGACCAGGACCTGGTCCGCACCGGCCTCGCGATGATCCTCGACGACCAGCCCGACATCGAGGTCGTCGGCCAGGCTGCCGACGGCACCACCGCCGTCGCGCTGGCCCAGCGACTCCGCCCCGACGTCTGCCTGGTCGACATCCGGATGCCCGGGCTGGACGGCATCGAGGTGACCGAGGTCCTCGCCGGGCGGGACGTCGCGGACCCGATCGCCGTCGTGGTGATCACGACCTTCGATCTGGACGAGTACGTCCACGGCGCGCTCCGGGCCGGCGCCCGGGGCTTCCTCCTCAAGGACGCCGGCCCCGAGCTGCTGGTGCAGGCCGTCCACGCCGCGGCCGCCGGCGACGCGCTGATCGCGCCCAACGTCACCCGGCGGCTGCTGGAGACCCTCGCGGCAGCGGCCCCGGCCCGGCGCCGTACGCCACCGGTGGAGCGGCTGACCCAGCGCGAGGAGGAGGTGCTCCGGCTGGTCGCCGTCGGGCGGACCAACGCCGAGATCGCCGGGGAGCTGTTCATCAGCCTGACGACCGCCAAGACCCATGTCGCGAGCCTGCTGACCAAGATCGGGGTCCGGAACCGGGTCGAGGTCGCGATGTGGGCCTACGAGACCGGCCGGGTGGGGCGCTGA
- a CDS encoding 1-acyl-sn-glycerol-3-phosphate acyltransferase: protein MIENARALAVAAVRRYHRLEVELPAEVPGGPVLFVAHHGFGSLFDLNVLATLAALDDLALDRPVTTLVHQVAWTVGLGPALERLGCRPASRTAAREALADGRHVLVFPGGDVDAFKSRRDKDRIVFGGRVGFARMAIEQAVPVVPVVTAGAGDTLLVLSDGQAIARRLRLDRLLRLKALPVSVTFPWGLNLGVAGFLPYLPVPVTLRTRVLPGLTAQPDEAAAAFAARIEQTMQAALDELT, encoded by the coding sequence GTGATCGAGAACGCGCGGGCGCTGGCCGTCGCGGCGGTACGCCGCTACCACCGCCTGGAGGTGGAGCTGCCCGCCGAGGTCCCGGGCGGTCCGGTCCTGTTCGTCGCCCACCACGGGTTCGGCAGCCTCTTCGACCTCAACGTGCTCGCGACCCTGGCCGCGCTCGACGACCTCGCGCTCGACCGCCCGGTGACGACGCTGGTGCACCAGGTCGCCTGGACGGTCGGCCTCGGGCCGGCGCTCGAGCGGCTGGGGTGCCGTCCCGCCAGCCGCACGGCGGCTCGCGAGGCGCTGGCGGACGGCCGGCACGTGCTGGTCTTCCCGGGTGGGGACGTGGATGCCTTCAAGAGCCGCCGCGACAAGGACCGGATCGTCTTCGGCGGGCGGGTCGGCTTCGCGCGGATGGCGATCGAGCAGGCCGTCCCGGTGGTGCCGGTGGTCACCGCCGGGGCCGGTGACACGCTGCTCGTGCTCAGCGACGGCCAGGCCATCGCGCGGCGACTGCGACTCGACCGGCTCCTGCGGCTCAAGGCCCTGCCGGTCTCGGTCACCTTCCCGTGGGGACTCAACCTCGGGGTCGCCGGCTTCCTGCCCTACCTCCCCGTCCCGGTGACCCTGCGCACCCGGGTGCTGCCCGGCCTGACGGCGCAGCCGGACGAGGCGGCGGCCGCCTTCGCCGCGCGGATCGAGCAGACCATGCAGGCCGCGCTCGACGAGCTCACCTGA
- a CDS encoding sensor histidine kinase, with protein MITTALRSLWDEPPAADPPPPARRDRVLVGVVMVVALLEGTFVEDVTWRPLVTIVAVALAPVLLWRRTHPLVCVVVGLGTGLALGVAAQLAGLSGVGLATMVYVLVLVYALVRWGSGRQIAIGLVVVAVVAGFSAVSDYTGPAELFGGLAVLAAAVAGGAAFRYRAESRRRAFDQVRSQERVGLARELHDSVAHHISAIAVQAQTGRTLARRRPEAALEALVAIEGEASRTLAEMRAMVRVLRDGAPADYAPQPGVADLVSLARREPVPVVDVELAGDLAGIGPQVDAAGYRIAQEALTNALRHARNASRVQIKVVEGAGSLRLRVTDDGQADPARSASHGFGLLGMTERAHLLGGTLRAGPLPGGGWAVDAELPMEVPR; from the coding sequence ATGATCACGACCGCCCTGCGCTCGCTCTGGGACGAGCCTCCCGCCGCGGACCCGCCCCCGCCGGCGCGGCGCGACCGGGTGCTGGTCGGCGTGGTGATGGTGGTGGCGCTGCTCGAGGGGACCTTCGTCGAGGACGTCACCTGGCGCCCGCTCGTGACGATCGTGGCGGTCGCGCTGGCGCCGGTGCTGCTGTGGCGGCGTACCCACCCGTTGGTCTGCGTCGTGGTGGGCCTCGGCACCGGCCTGGCCCTGGGTGTGGCGGCCCAGCTGGCCGGGCTCTCGGGGGTGGGCCTGGCCACGATGGTGTACGTCCTGGTGCTCGTCTATGCCCTGGTCCGTTGGGGATCGGGGCGTCAGATCGCGATCGGGCTGGTCGTGGTCGCAGTGGTGGCGGGGTTCAGCGCGGTGAGCGACTACACCGGTCCGGCCGAGCTCTTCGGCGGACTCGCCGTCCTGGCGGCGGCGGTGGCGGGCGGCGCGGCGTTCCGCTACCGCGCGGAGAGCCGGCGCCGGGCGTTCGACCAGGTCCGCAGCCAGGAGCGGGTCGGTCTCGCCCGCGAGCTGCACGACTCGGTCGCCCACCACATCTCGGCGATCGCGGTGCAGGCGCAGACCGGCCGGACGCTGGCCCGGAGGCGACCCGAGGCGGCGCTGGAGGCACTCGTCGCCATCGAGGGAGAGGCCTCGCGGACCCTCGCGGAGATGCGGGCGATGGTCCGGGTGCTGCGCGACGGAGCGCCCGCGGACTACGCGCCCCAGCCCGGCGTCGCCGACCTGGTGTCGCTGGCCCGCCGCGAACCGGTCCCCGTCGTCGACGTCGAGCTCGCCGGCGACCTGGCCGGGATCGGGCCCCAGGTCGACGCGGCCGGCTACCGGATCGCGCAGGAGGCGCTGACCAACGCGCTGCGGCACGCTCGCAACGCGTCCCGGGTGCAGATCAAGGTCGTCGAGGGCGCCGGGAGCCTGCGCTTGCGCGTCACCGACGACGGCCAGGCCGATCCCGCGCGGTCGGCCAGCCACGGCTTCGGGCTGCTGGGGATGACCGAGCGCGCACACCTCCTCGGCGGTACGCTGCGCGCCGGCCCGCTGCCCGGGGGTGGGTGGGCGGTCGACGCCGAGCTGCCGATGGAGGTGCCACGATGA
- the mhpA gene encoding bifunctional 3-(3-hydroxy-phenyl)propionate/3-hydroxycinnamic acid hydroxylase MhpA, with protein sequence MSTNQYDVVVVGLGPTGLTLATLLGRRGLSVLVLEREPEFYGMARAVYTDDEALRVFQTAGVADEIHADMNVDSAVQWVRADGSLLVQFRESQRPLSWPVTNFLYQPYLENRLEELLARYPHVEVRRGREVVSFAQDDDGVTVVHAGSTGSGYGRREAVVDEATASVRASFLVGADGGRSVVRTSLGIDMTGKSYPERWLVIDLEAKDGVDAFRHLPYFDFVCDPDLPTVSCPQPGGHHRFEFALKDEDDKDEFESDATVRRLMTRYVDPDEVVVIRQLVYTFNAVVADRWREGRVLLAGDAAHMTPQFIGQGMNAGVRDSDNLSWKLEAILRHGADPAILDSYESERRPHAKAMIDLSVFNKSLVSVKNPATARARDVALWTALRTPGVGGWLRRAGMKPKPRYRRGAYLGLPRGVRGVEGTLSPQPLVRRYDGRPVRLDDALGIGWSVIGVGVDPREVLGADLATWARVAPSYATIYPFGTRPQGAVGDGRRRAGLVDLEDTSGDFVRWLRRHGVREGAVVVLRPDKFVFGTAQGDPASLTRALVDQLGLL encoded by the coding sequence ATGAGCACGAACCAGTACGACGTCGTCGTGGTCGGCCTCGGCCCGACCGGCCTGACCCTGGCCACCCTGCTCGGTCGCCGGGGCCTCAGCGTCCTGGTCCTCGAGCGCGAGCCCGAGTTCTACGGCATGGCGCGGGCGGTCTACACCGACGACGAGGCGCTCCGGGTCTTCCAGACCGCCGGTGTCGCCGACGAGATCCACGCCGACATGAACGTCGACAGCGCGGTGCAGTGGGTCCGCGCCGATGGGTCCCTGCTCGTGCAGTTCCGCGAGTCGCAGCGCCCGCTGTCGTGGCCCGTCACCAACTTCCTCTACCAGCCCTACCTGGAGAACCGGCTCGAGGAGCTGCTCGCCCGCTACCCGCACGTCGAGGTCCGCCGCGGCCGCGAGGTCGTGTCGTTCGCCCAGGACGACGACGGCGTGACCGTCGTGCACGCCGGCTCGACCGGATCCGGCTACGGCCGGCGCGAAGCGGTCGTCGACGAGGCCACCGCGTCGGTCCGGGCCTCCTTCCTGGTCGGTGCCGACGGCGGCCGCAGCGTCGTGCGCACCTCGCTCGGCATCGACATGACCGGCAAGAGCTATCCCGAGCGGTGGCTGGTGATCGACCTCGAGGCCAAGGACGGCGTGGACGCCTTCCGGCACCTGCCGTACTTCGACTTCGTCTGCGACCCCGACCTGCCGACGGTCAGCTGCCCCCAGCCCGGTGGTCACCACCGCTTCGAGTTCGCGCTCAAGGACGAGGACGACAAGGACGAGTTCGAGTCCGACGCGACCGTCCGCCGCCTGATGACCCGGTACGTCGACCCCGACGAGGTCGTCGTGATCCGCCAGCTCGTCTACACCTTCAATGCCGTCGTCGCCGACCGGTGGCGTGAGGGCCGGGTGCTGCTCGCCGGCGACGCCGCGCACATGACCCCCCAGTTCATCGGTCAGGGCATGAACGCCGGCGTCCGCGACTCCGACAACCTGTCCTGGAAGCTGGAGGCGATCCTGCGCCACGGCGCCGACCCGGCGATCCTCGACTCCTACGAGTCCGAGCGCCGCCCGCACGCCAAGGCGATGATCGATCTCTCGGTGTTCAACAAGTCCCTGGTGTCGGTCAAGAACCCGGCCACGGCGCGAGCCCGCGACGTCGCGCTCTGGACCGCGCTGCGCACGCCCGGTGTCGGCGGCTGGTTGCGCCGCGCCGGGATGAAGCCCAAGCCCCGCTACCGGCGGGGCGCCTACCTCGGCCTGCCCCGCGGCGTGCGTGGCGTCGAGGGCACCCTGTCGCCCCAGCCCCTCGTCCGCCGGTACGACGGCCGGCCGGTCCGGCTCGACGACGCCCTCGGCATCGGCTGGTCCGTGATCGGCGTCGGCGTGGACCCGCGGGAGGTGCTCGGCGCGGACCTCGCCACGTGGGCCCGGGTGGCACCGTCGTACGCCACGATCTATCCCTTCGGGACCCGGCCGCAGGGCGCCGTGGGCGACGGCCGCCGGCGGGCCGGCCTGGTGGACCTCGAGGACACCTCGGGCGACTTCGTGCGCTGGCTGCGTCGCCACGGCGTGCGCGAGGGGGCGGTCGTGGTGCTGCGCCCGGACAAGTTCGTGTTCGGGACCGCGCAGGGCGACCCGGCGTCCCTCACCCGGGCGCTGGTCGACCAGCTGGGTCTCCTCTGA
- a CDS encoding amidohydrolase family protein: protein MTAPISRRSILGAAATGPVAALGAGLPEPASAVPLVPPRRTRIDVHCHHLPDFYRASLAEHGITEAGGKKLPAWSPQRAVTFMNSFGIAAQVVSISEPGVTYLPTAAERNAMARQINDYTYETLIKGSGTLAKRFGAFAVLPLGDIDDPADLANARAEATRAIKVLGFDGVGLFSQYDGVYLGDPRLKPLMATLNQLGAMVFVHPVTPVMPDLGLPAFLFEFPFDTTRAAVNLSYHRTFTTYPFVRWLLAHAGGTLPFLAYRTSLLQYVTPIMQNLGVGLLDEQNLDYGRLFYDTALSPAPSAMMAVKEVAPVSHIMFATDWPFSAEVFTIAGDPAPQLPRSFDSTELPKVLRTNALAQLPRLRSRLAAP, encoded by the coding sequence ATGACCGCACCGATCAGTCGCCGCAGCATCCTCGGAGCCGCTGCCACGGGCCCCGTCGCCGCTCTCGGCGCCGGGCTGCCCGAGCCTGCGTCCGCCGTACCCCTCGTGCCGCCGCGGCGGACCCGGATCGACGTGCACTGCCACCACCTCCCGGACTTCTACCGGGCCTCCCTGGCCGAGCACGGCATCACCGAGGCCGGGGGGAAGAAGCTGCCCGCCTGGTCCCCGCAGCGGGCCGTCACCTTCATGAACAGCTTCGGCATCGCCGCCCAGGTCGTCTCCATCTCCGAGCCCGGAGTCACCTACCTGCCGACCGCCGCCGAGCGCAACGCGATGGCCCGCCAGATCAACGACTACACCTACGAGACCCTGATCAAGGGCAGCGGCACCCTCGCGAAGAGGTTCGGCGCGTTCGCCGTCCTCCCCCTCGGCGACATCGACGATCCGGCCGACCTGGCCAACGCCCGCGCCGAGGCGACCCGGGCGATCAAGGTGCTCGGCTTCGACGGCGTCGGCCTCTTCAGCCAGTACGACGGCGTCTACCTCGGCGATCCGCGACTCAAGCCGTTGATGGCCACGCTCAACCAGCTCGGCGCCATGGTCTTCGTGCACCCGGTCACCCCGGTCATGCCGGACCTCGGCCTGCCGGCGTTCCTGTTCGAGTTCCCCTTCGACACCACCCGCGCCGCGGTCAACCTGAGCTACCACCGGACCTTCACGACCTACCCGTTCGTGCGCTGGCTGCTCGCCCACGCCGGGGGGACCCTGCCGTTCCTGGCCTACCGGACCTCGCTGCTGCAGTACGTCACGCCGATCATGCAGAACCTCGGCGTGGGTCTGCTCGACGAGCAGAACCTCGACTACGGGCGGCTCTTCTACGACACCGCACTGTCGCCGGCGCCGTCGGCGATGATGGCCGTGAAGGAGGTGGCCCCGGTGTCCCACATCATGTTCGCGACCGACTGGCCGTTCTCCGCGGAGGTCTTCACCATCGCCGGCGATCCCGCACCCCAGCTCCCGCGATCGTTCGACAGCACCGAGCTGCCGAAGGTCCTGCGCACCAATGCGCTCGCCCAGCTCCCGAGGCTGAGATCGCGCCTGGCGGCGCCGTGA
- a CDS encoding amidohydrolase family protein has protein sequence MGRSPARIDVHHHVVPRAYAAFLKEKGIRPGGVDVPAWTPERALRLMDRNGIATSILSLSTPGAWFGDDDHARRLAREVNEYAAGVVRDHPRRFGFFATLTVPDLAGSIAEAAYALDTLGADGIVLLSNTAGCYPYEQGLEPLLAYLHERRAVVFLHPGELPADPAPGIPSFTADFLLDTVRAATGLVLSGALEKYDGIRWILAHAGGFLPYIAHRVLLTMIREEPRAAQAKAMVLRKRERERRLDVLRRFYFDVALSSAPHALPSLLSFADPTHVLYGSDYPFAPAPAVRFLRQEYEDVALKSHQRAAIDRTNALALFPRLAGRTAP, from the coding sequence ATGGGCAGGAGCCCGGCCCGGATCGACGTCCACCACCACGTCGTACCGCGGGCCTATGCCGCCTTCCTGAAGGAGAAGGGGATCCGGCCGGGTGGCGTGGACGTGCCGGCGTGGACACCGGAGCGCGCCCTGCGCCTGATGGACCGCAACGGCATCGCGACCAGCATCCTGTCGCTGTCCACGCCGGGCGCGTGGTTCGGGGACGACGACCACGCGCGCCGCCTTGCGCGGGAGGTCAACGAGTACGCCGCCGGCGTCGTGCGGGACCACCCGCGCCGGTTCGGCTTCTTCGCCACCCTGACGGTCCCCGACCTGGCCGGCTCGATCGCCGAGGCCGCGTACGCCCTCGACACCCTGGGTGCCGACGGCATCGTGCTGCTGAGCAACACGGCCGGGTGCTACCCCTACGAGCAGGGCCTCGAGCCGCTCCTGGCCTACCTGCACGAGCGTCGCGCAGTCGTGTTCCTGCACCCCGGCGAGCTCCCGGCGGACCCGGCGCCGGGCATCCCGTCGTTCACGGCCGACTTCCTGCTCGACACGGTCCGGGCGGCCACCGGATTGGTCCTGTCCGGCGCGCTCGAGAAGTACGACGGCATCCGCTGGATCCTCGCGCACGCGGGCGGGTTCCTGCCCTACATCGCCCACCGCGTCCTGCTCACGATGATCCGCGAGGAGCCGAGGGCGGCGCAGGCCAAGGCGATGGTCCTGCGCAAGCGGGAGCGCGAGCGCCGTCTCGACGTGCTGCGCCGCTTCTACTTCGACGTGGCGCTGTCCTCGGCTCCGCACGCCCTGCCCAGCCTGCTCTCCTTCGCCGACCCGACCCACGTCCTCTACGGCAGCGACTACCCGTTCGCTCCGGCCCCTGCGGTGCGCTTCCTGCGCCAGGAGTACGAGGACGTCGCCCTGAAGTCCCACCAGCGCGCCGCCATCGACCGCACCAACGCCCTGGCCCTGTTCCCACGTCTCGCCGGAAGGACCGCCCCATGA
- a CDS encoding ABC transporter permease, which yields MTTQTTSPTVTTPRRAVPPPIPTHRIVAVELRKMFDTRSGFWLLVSIGVLSVVATVAAIVFAPDSTLTYETFSRALGFPMTLILPMIAILAVTSEWSQRSGLTTFTLVPSRGRVIGAKALAATLVGIVSMLVALTIGAVGNVIGSALAGVDTVWNVGPSYAAQIVLGNLMGMAIGFTLGVTLRSSAAAIVGYFVLSFVLSGILLLLAQVREGFTDLQPWLDWNQSQVVLFEGGTSSAQEWAQLGATTTLWIVVPLVVGLVLLRRSEVK from the coding sequence ATGACCACCCAGACCACCTCACCCACCGTGACCACCCCCCGGCGCGCCGTACCCCCGCCGATCCCGACCCACCGGATCGTCGCCGTCGAGCTGCGCAAGATGTTCGACACCCGCTCCGGCTTCTGGCTGCTCGTCAGCATCGGCGTCCTGTCGGTCGTCGCGACCGTGGCCGCGATCGTCTTCGCCCCCGACAGCACGCTCACCTACGAGACCTTCTCCCGCGCCCTCGGCTTCCCGATGACGCTGATCCTGCCCATGATCGCGATCCTCGCCGTCACCAGCGAGTGGAGCCAGCGCAGCGGCCTGACCACGTTCACGCTGGTCCCCAGCCGCGGCCGCGTCATCGGCGCCAAGGCCCTCGCCGCCACCCTCGTCGGGATCGTCTCCATGCTCGTGGCGCTCACCATCGGCGCCGTCGGCAACGTGATCGGCTCCGCCCTCGCCGGCGTCGACACCGTGTGGAACGTCGGTCCGTCGTACGCCGCCCAGATCGTCCTGGGCAACCTGATGGGGATGGCCATCGGCTTCACCCTCGGCGTGACGCTGCGCAGCTCCGCGGCCGCGATCGTCGGCTACTTCGTGCTGTCGTTCGTGCTCTCCGGCATCCTCCTGCTGCTGGCCCAGGTGCGCGAGGGCTTCACCGACCTCCAGCCCTGGCTCGACTGGAACCAGTCCCAGGTCGTCCTGTTCGAGGGCGGGACCTCGTCGGCGCAGGAGTGGGCCCAGCTCGGGGCGACGACGACGCTGTGGATCGTCGTACCGCTGGTGGTGGGGCTGGTGCTCCTGCGCCGCTCCGAGGTCAAGTAG